A genomic segment from Spirochaetota bacterium encodes:
- a CDS encoding methylmalonyl-CoA mutase family protein produces MSDDKHIDIEVAKREWEERVLTPAYQRFGQQESPTRIYTPLDAKNFDYIRDVGFPGQYPFTGATYPTSVIGMGMKMMASGGADVPMRRAAIYSGYGTSEDTRDYYKDEISRGFTGGPNLALDLPTQCGYDSDEPMVEGEVGKVGVAIDTLRDFEVIFEPFVNGRDLDKIATNVTINAASNVLMGMYLALADKRGVSWDKLRSTPQNDILKEFVSRGTYIFPPRPSMRMFRDSLVFFTKHCPGINITSIGGYHIREGGASREQDLAFSMAIGIAYIQEGIKAELDVDSFAKRFTFNAFGGSMEFFKEIAFQRAARRMWARILKERFGAKKAESMRIRVPMAAHIGNSSTTKQRALNNLTRAVVGSVAAALSGGPPAGGPPYDEPLGLGWSREAKQLMMDSIRILILEAKLADVIDPLAGSYYVESLTNEIEESAWEELKKIEDMGGAVAAIEDGYMQREVAKSAAERQHKIENKEEFVVGVNCFTDERELDVTTSKIVEDAYDPVKRAQAEEKQKAKLVDIKRTRDNTEVSRLLRDLKESAKDESKNLMPIFIDCAKAYVSEQEQCDVLREVFGEWQKDTFV; encoded by the coding sequence ATGAGTGATGATAAGCACATAGACATTGAAGTAGCTAAAAGGGAATGGGAGGAGAGGGTATTAACGCCAGCATATCAAAGATTTGGCCAGCAAGAATCACCAACGAGGATTTATACACCTTTAGACGCTAAGAATTTTGATTATATTCGGGATGTTGGATTCCCAGGCCAATATCCCTTTACTGGGGCCACATATCCAACAAGTGTTATTGGCATGGGTATGAAGATGATGGCTTCAGGTGGCGCGGATGTGCCAATGAGGAGGGCGGCTATTTATTCTGGTTATGGCACTTCAGAGGATACCAGGGATTATTATAAGGATGAGATATCTCGAGGATTTACTGGAGGGCCCAATTTAGCCTTAGACCTTCCAACTCAATGCGGTTATGATTCAGATGAACCAATGGTTGAGGGTGAAGTAGGCAAGGTCGGGGTGGCTATTGATACACTCAGGGATTTTGAGGTGATTTTTGAACCCTTCGTAAATGGCCGCGATTTAGATAAAATAGCAACTAACGTCACAATCAATGCTGCATCCAATGTTTTGATGGGTATGTATTTAGCTCTTGCTGATAAGAGAGGCGTAAGCTGGGATAAATTGAGGAGCACCCCTCAGAATGATATTCTAAAGGAGTTTGTATCACGTGGTACATACATCTTTCCGCCCAGGCCATCAATGAGAATGTTCAGAGACAGCCTTGTGTTTTTTACTAAGCATTGCCCTGGGATAAATATTACAAGCATTGGCGGTTATCACATAAGGGAGGGTGGCGCTTCACGAGAGCAGGACCTCGCATTTAGCATGGCAATTGGCATAGCCTACATCCAGGAAGGGATAAAAGCCGAATTGGATGTTGATTCATTTGCCAAAAGATTTACATTTAATGCCTTTGGCGGCAGCATGGAATTCTTTAAGGAGATTGCCTTTCAGAGGGCGGCCAGGAGAATGTGGGCCAGAATATTAAAAGAGAGATTCGGCGCAAAAAAGGCTGAAAGCATGAGAATACGTGTCCCAATGGCTGCTCATATCGGGAACAGCAGCACAACCAAGCAACGAGCCTTGAATAATTTAACTAGAGCAGTTGTGGGTAGCGTAGCTGCCGCTCTTTCAGGAGGTCCACCAGCAGGAGGCCCTCCTTACGATGAACCCTTGGGTTTAGGTTGGAGTAGGGAGGCAAAGCAATTGATGATGGACTCAATAAGAATTCTAATATTAGAAGCAAAGTTAGCGGATGTAATTGATCCATTGGCTGGGTCTTATTATGTTGAATCGCTGACAAATGAGATTGAGGAATCGGCGTGGGAGGAATTGAAGAAGATCGAGGATATGGGTGGTGCTGTGGCTGCCATTGAGGATGGTTACATGCAGCGTGAGGTCGCAAAGAGCGCGGCAGAGCGTCAGCATAAGATTGAGAACAAAGAGGAGTTTGTGGTTGGTGTCAATTGCTTTACTGATGAGAGGGAACTGGATGTTACGACAAGTAAGATAGTTGAAGACGCCTATGACCCAGTGAAGAGGGCTCAGGCTGAGGAAAAGCAGAAGGCCAAGTTGGTTGATATCAAGAGGACAAGGGATAACACAGAGGTGAGCAGATTGTTAAGGGATTTGAAAGAGTCTGCTAAGGATGAGAGTAAAAACCTGATGCCAATATTTATTGATTGTGCAAAGGCTTATGTTAGTGAGCAGGAACAGTGCGATGTCCTCAGGGAAGTATTTGGTGAATGGCAAAAGGATACTTTCGTTTAA